ACCTGAACCCAGGTTGGGGGCGGGGCTGGCTCCTGCTTGGACGGGGCTGGCCTGCCCTCCACCTCCCCTTTCCCTGCACCCCAGCCAGCTTCTGAGAGAGTAAGGTTGGGGACCCCACGCCCCTGGAGTAGGTGAGGTGGCGACTCAACGGCGGGAGAGAAGACCGGGTGGCCGTCGGGCCCCGCCGCCCAGGGCTGACCTCGCCTCTCACTCCCTGGTCCACAGGGCCCGCGATGGAGCCCACAGCTCGGGGTCGTGCCCCGCCGTGAGGACCCCTGCCCGCAGCCATGCTGCTCCGAGGGCGCCCCCGGACCCTGGGGGCCgcagcgttgctgctgctgctgctgctcggcTTCTTCCTGTTCGGCGGGGACCCAGACTGTGAGCTCGGCGGCGAGCGGGAGGcgaggcggggtgggggtggcgggggtgaCCCGAGATCCGTACCCGGCTCACCAACGCCACGTGTACCTCCAGACGGGCGGCCGCGGTCTCAGGGGGCCGCTACCTTCGATGGAGACCCACCGGCAGACCCCAGGGGCCACAACCGCTCGGACTGcatcccgccgccgccgccgccgcccaaGTGCGAGGTAGGTAGGTGCGCACGGCCCCTGGCGGCGGGAATACCagggtccccccccccccccgcgccCCCAAGCCCAGGGACCTGGACACCTGTGGGAATCCCAACACCTGCTGTCGGCTCTGACACTGACCGGCCAGCCGGGGGCGCCCCGGGTTCACACCTGCCCTTCTCCTGGCCGTGGCCTCCCTGTTTGGGAAATGAGGGGGTGTACCCTGGCTCCGTGGAGCCCCCTCACCACACTCCGGCCTAGCTCCGATGCCAGATGGGGCTCTACTGCCCTAGGCCGGGTCAACCTAACCCCAGGTCCTTCCCGTCTGGAGCCCGCCAACCTGCTGTCCCCTCCCCAGCTCTTGCAGGTGGCCATCGTCTGTGCGGGACATAACTCCAGCAGAGATGTCATCACCCTGGTGAAATCCCTGCTGTTCTACAGGTACAGCCAGGAGTGTCCCTTTCCTCCCTGGAAGGAGGCTGTAAGAATACCCTGAGCTGGGCAGGGAGAAGCTCCTGATAGCAATCAGTGATTCCACTTCTGAGCCCCTCAGGGGGGGGCTCTTGTCCCTTGTAGTTCCTTCTGGGGCCCATCAGCTTTCCTCCCATGTCCTTCCTCAAGGAAAAACCCACTGCACCTTCACCTGGTAACCGATGCTGTGGCCAGGAACATCCTGGAGACGCTCTTTCACACATGGATGGTGCCTGCTGTCCAGATCAGCTTCTACAATGCTGACGAGCTCAAGGCAGGAGCCCCAGCCTTTCTGCCCCCTCGTTCCTCCCAGGGTTTTGGGTATCAGTGGGAGGGCAGGTTAGAGCTGCATGGGACCCCCAGTCCCATCACATCTACTGAAGCGCCAATCCTTCACCCACCTGGGTACGTCACCCCGAGTATGTTCCGACACTGGTAAGCCCTTCTCTTGCGGGCTCATGCCCTGTGCTTCCACCCACagccccaggtctcctggatcCCTAACAAGCACTACTCTGGCCTCTATGGGCTAATGAAGCTAGTGCTGCCCAGTGCCCTGCCCCCCGACCTGGCCCGTGTCATTGTCCTGGACACAGATGTCACCTTTGCCTCCAACATTGCAGAACTTTGGGCACTCTTTGCTCACTTTTCTGGTGAGAGGTCTGGGACCCCACCCCAGTCAGCCCCCTTCCCTGGCccatccaggcctccctgtggccTAGCCCTGAGCTGAGGTCCAGTGGCAGCCTCAGACAGCTCTGTCATGCCCTCCCTCCCAGACAAGCAAGCGATTGGTCTCGTGGAAAACCAAAGCGATTGGTACCTCGGCAACCTCTGGAGGAACCACAGGCCCTGGCCTGCCTTGGGCCGGGGATTTAACACAGGTGGGGACACTGTTGAGGCGGGGGCAGGAGGGCAGCCACTGGTCCTTGGGCCCCTGGGGCTGGTTAGAGCATAGAATGCTTGGGAGGCCCCCAAGAACCGTTCTGTAGAAAGAACACTGGGAGAAGAGCCAGAAATCACAGTTCTAACCTGGGCTGATGATGCTGGATGACTTTGGCCAAGTCACTTGATtccactgagcctcagttttctcatccattaAATGGGGGTGATTTTCCCAGCCCTGGGACCATTGAATCTGAGAAGATGGTTGTGGTGGTGCTTTGTAAACTGTGCTTTGCCTCCCCTTCACCCCGAAGAGGGTTAATTGTGGACCCAGCGAGTCCACACTCACGTCTGAGCGGTCAGAAAATATTAACACGGCACAAAAACAAGCATTCGGAAGACACCTTCAGGAGCCTTGGCCCCAGGAGCTGGTCATCCCAGGTGGGCATGACAGCCTCTCCCCCCGAGCAGGCGTGATACTCCTACGGCTGGACCGGCTTCGGCAGGCTGGCTGGGAGCACATGTGGAAGCTGACGGCCACGCGGGAGCTGCTCACCCTGCCTGCCACCTCGTTGGCCGACCAGGTCTGGGGGCAGTGGAGGGCGGTGGGGGCGGGCTCTGGGCCGAGGTGTCACGGCATCGGTCTCTGCCCAGGACATCTTCAACGCCGTCATCAAGGAGCACCCATGGCTGGTGCAGCCCCTGCCCTGCATGTGGAACGTGCAGCTGTCAGACCACACACTGGCTGAGCGCTGCTACTCGGAGGCGCCTGACCTCAAGGTGAGCCCGGCGAGGGGCGCTGAGCAGTGGCGATGGGCTCCCgtcccccctcaccccccaggcCCCTTTCCATGCCCTCCCTGATCCCAGGTGATCCACTGGAACTCACCAAAGAAGCTTCATGTGAAGAACAAGCACGTGGAATCCTTCCGCAACCTCTACCTGACTTTCCTGGAGTACGACGGCAACCTGCTGCGGAGAGAGCTCTTTGGGTGCCCCTGCCCGCCCCCTCCTGGGGCCGAGCAGGTGAGAGGGAGccaccttcccttcccttcccttccgtCGGGGAGGCtctgccccacccaccccctgctCCGGTGGGACCTGGGCTTGTCTAGGGCTTGTCCGCCTGCCCCACCCAGCCCGCCCTCCTCTCCCCGATGACCCTCCAGCTGCAGCAGGCCCTGGCACAACTGGAGGAGCAGGACGCCTGCTTTGAGTTCCGGCAGCAGCAGCTCACTGTGCACCGCGTGCACATCACCTTTCTGCCCCACAAGCCGCCACCCCCCCAGCCCCACGACGTCACCCTGGTGGCCCAGCTCTCCATGGAGCGGTGAGGGAGCCGAGGGCAGCCCCAGGGCACACGGTGCGCGGTCTGGGAGTTTCGAGAGGAGGGTTCCACTTGGTGGAAGGGAGAGCTCTTACTTCCTGATGCTGGAGACACCGGAGAGACGGTAGAAGGAGCTCGGGCGGTGGGGACCACCCAGATGTCGGGAAACTGCCCTCTGTAGCTGTGGAACCACAGGCAAGGCTTAATATCTCtggccctcagttttctcatctgtcaaatgagaAGGTACCCACCTTGTGGGGTAGCTGTAGAGATGAAATAAGCACAGTTCGAAAAGTGCTTGGAAGGGGCTCAGCAAGCCACTGGAGGGGGCTGTCCGTGGCTGCGAGTACGGGAGGTAGCCCAGTCCTCCCCTGGGCtgaccacccccctccccccaggctgCAGATGCTGGAAGCCCTGTGCAGGCACTGGCCGGGCCCCATGAGCCTGGCCTTGTACCTGACAGACACAGAGGCCCAGCAGTTCCTGCGTTTCGTGGAGACCTCGGCGGTGCTCTCTGCCCGGCAGGACGTGGCCTACCACGTGGTGTACCGGGAGGGCTCCCTCTACCCCATCAACCAGCTCCGCAACGTGGCCCTGGCCCAGGCCCTCACGCCCTACGTTTTCCTCAGCGACATCGACTTCCTGCCCGCCTACTCCCTCTACGACTACCTCAGGTGGGCCGGGCTGGGGGAGAGCCACAGCACACAGGTGGGTGTGGACAGGGTCGGGGGCACCCGTGGGCCCTGGCGGGGGCATCCCTGCTCCTTCCTGGACCCCAGTGTCCGCGCTTCAGGGTGCGCTGGCCCCAGAAGCTGGGCCCTACGTCCAACAAAAAGAGAAACCCTGGGCCCAGCGCTGGAGGCAGAGCCCCACCCCAGTTCTCTCCGGTTCACGGGGTGCTCCCTCCTCAGGGCCTCCATCGAGCAGCTGGAGCTGGACGGCAGGCGGAAGGCAGCCCTGGTGGTGCCTGCGTTCGAGACCCTGCACTACCGCTTCAGCTTCCCCAGTTCCAAAGCCGAACTGCTGACCTTGCTGGACGCTGGCTCTCTCTATACTTTCAGGTGAGAGAGGCCACGGCCTACCCCTCCCAGCACTGCGGTTCCCCACACCGACCCCCGTCAGTCTCAGACTGGCTCCCTGTCCTACCCTGCCCCTCTATAGGTACCATGAGTGGCCCCAGGGCCATGCACCCACAGACTACGCCCGCTGGCGCGAGGCTCAGGCCCCGTACCGTGTGCAGTGGGCAGCGGACTACGAGCCCTACGTGGTGGTGCCGCGTGACTGTCCCCGCTACGATCCCCGCTTCGTGGGCTTTGGCTGGAACAAGGTGGCCCACATCATAGAGCTGGATGCACAGGTAAGGGTGCCCTGCTGTCTCCAGCCTTGATCTGAGAATACCTCTAGGCCCAGCGAGGGCTGCCccgggtggctcaggggtaaagaaacccacctgccaatgcaggagacacaggtcggatccctgagtcgggaagattccccgagagcaggaaagggcaacccactccagtgttcttgcctgggaaatcctatggacagaagagcccggcaggCTCATctgtgggttcacaaagagtcagacgtgacttagcgaccaaacagcAGGCCCAAGGGGCTCACTATACGGTGGCACACCGTACCGTGAAGGGCCCTCTGTAGAACTCAAGTCTCTGACTTTGGATGAATCTGCTCCCCCCGCCCCAGAGCTGTCACCCTCCCCCAGCCTACACAGTGACTATCCCCCCGCCCTCTCCCGCGCCCCCCAGGAATACGAGCTCCTGGTGCTGCCCGAGGCCTTCACCATCCACCTGCCGCACGCCCCAAGCCTTGACATCACCCGCTTCCGCTCCAACCCCACCTATCGTGACTGTGTCCGGGCCCTCAAGGACGAGTTCCACCAGGATTTGTCCCGCCACTACGGGGCTGCTGCCCTCAAATACCTCACTGCCCTGCAGCAGCCCCGAGGCCCCGCCTGACCTCACACACACTCCCTGCCGCCACCCCACCCTCctgctatttaaattatttaaggtCTCTGGGGAGGGGCTGTTGGGGGGCATCTGTTGGGTGAGGCCTGGGGCCTCCGTCTGCTGCTGCTATTCAGGTGGGTGTAGCGTTCCTCGGCCCCAGCGGGTTTGGGGCTGGTTCCTACATCCTCTCACCCGTAACACCTTTTTCGTTAAGTTTTAACAGCTCCTTTTCACGTTCCTCTTGGCTTGGGGCATGAGCCAGTCAGAAAGGCTGGGGAGGTGCTGGATCTGGCGGGAGCCCAGCAGTGGgggccccccccgcccccagaggCTGGGGCTGGAGTGCCTGTGTCCCATCCACCCTCCCCTGCCGCAAACCCAACACCATGAgcctgagagactttatttggctTTATTtagtaaaatgttaaaataaataaatacaaattgatCAGCTGCTCtgtatccctccccaccccctcaaaacaaaactcaaacaaacaaaaacaaaaactttgaaGCACAAAACTCCAAATACAAGTTCTACCAAGACTGAAATCACAAAGGGCTTGGACAAGAGACAGGTTGGGAGCTGGCTGGCACTTTTCTGCTCAGAGCTCACTGACCTCCGGCGGTCCTGCCTGACTGCAGCGTACCCTGGGCTGAGGACCCAACAACGCCAGAGAGAGGGGCAGGGGCCAGAGGCTGTGGTGGGGCTGCTGGAGTCCTCAGGGAACGAGAGCCTTTGCGAGCGGAGAGTGAAGAGACGTTGTGAGCCCTGTTCTTCCTTTACAGGGGCTATTTTCAGGAGCTCCACTTGGGCTCTCCAAACAGGGAAACTCTCGGCTTCTTCCCCTGTGCTCTGGTGGGAGGGTCGCCCTTCGCCTCCCAGAAAGGAGGTGACACTGGGGACGGCTGTAAGTTGGAGAGAGTGGGTCTCCTGTTTCCTGCCAAGGGTGCCCAGctgaggggtggggtgaggtccACGGTCTTCCTTTCTACATAGAGCAAGGTCACCTCCATCCAACAAAAGCCACCCAATCTGGAGAGCCCAGAGACTAGAAGATGTACCTGGGCCCCCATTCTTCCTCCTACCAAAAAGCCTTCTTCCCCTGGGGTAGAAGTCTCCTAAATTAAGCCCTTTGGATAAATGAGAAAGACTAAACCCTAAA
This portion of the Bos taurus isolate L1 Dominette 01449 registration number 42190680 breed Hereford chromosome 15, ARS-UCD2.0, whole genome shotgun sequence genome encodes:
- the LARGE2 gene encoding xylosyl- and glucuronyltransferase LARGE2 isoform X3 — its product is MLLRGRPRTLGAAALLLLLLLGFFLFGGDPDYGRPRSQGAATFDGDPPADPRGHNRSDCIPPPPPPPKCELLQVAIVCAGHNSSRDVITLVKSLLFYRKNPLHLHLVTDAVARNILETLFHTWMVPAVQISFYNADELKTSKRLVSWKTKAIGTSATSGGTTGPGLPWAGDLTQRVNCGPSESTLTSERSENINTAQKQAFGRHLQEPWPQELVIPGGHDSLSPRAGVILLRLDRLRQAGWEHMWKLTATRELLTLPATSLADQDIFNAVIKEHPWLVQPLPCMWNVQLSDHTLAERCYSEAPDLKVIHWNSPKKLHVKNKHVESFRNLYLTFLEYDGNLLRRELFGCPCPPPPGAEQLQQALAQLEEQDACFEFRQQQLTVHRVHITFLPHKPPPPQPHDVTLVAQLSMERLQMLEALCRHWPGPMSLALYLTDTEAQQFLRFVETSAVLSARQDVAYHVVYREGSLYPINQLRNVALAQALTPYVFLSDIDFLPAYSLYDYLRASIEQLELDGRRKAALVVPAFETLHYRFSFPSSKAELLTLLDAGSLYTFRYHEWPQGHAPTDYARWREAQAPYRVQWAADYEPYVVVPRDCPRYDPRFVGFGWNKVAHIIELDAQEYELLVLPEAFTIHLPHAPSLDITRFRSNPTYRDCVRALKDEFHQDLSRHYGAAALKYLTALQQPRGPA
- the LARGE2 gene encoding xylosyl- and glucuronyltransferase LARGE2 isoform X2, producing MLLRGRPRTLGAAALLLLLLLGFFLFGGDPDYGRPRSQGAATFDGDPPADPRGHNRSDCIPPPPPPPKCELLQVAIVCAGHNSSRDVITLVKSLLFYRKNPLHLHLVTDAVARNILETLFHTWMVPAVQISFYNADELKPQVSWIPNKHYSGLYGLMKLVLPSALPPDLARVIVLDTDVTFASNIAELWALFAHFSDKQAIGLVENQSDWYLGNLWRNHRPWPALGRGFNTGVILLRLDRLRQAGWEHMWKLTATRELLTLPATSLADQDIFNAVIKEHPWLVQPLPCMWNVQLSDHTLAERCYSEAPDLKVIHWNSPKKLHVKNKHVESFRNLYLTFLEYDGNLLRRELFGCPCPPPPGAEQLQQALAQLEEQDACFEFRQQQLTVHRVHITFLPHKPPPPQPHDVTLVAQLSMERLQMLEALCRHWPGPMSLALYLTDTEAQQFLRFVETSAVLSARQDVAYHVVYREGSLYPINQLRNVALAQALTPYVFLSDIDFLPAYSLYDYLRASIEQLELDGRRKAALVVPAFETLHYRFSFPSSKAELLTLLDAGSLYTFRYHEWPQGHAPTDYARWREAQAPYRVQWAADYEPYVVVPRDCPRYDPRFVGFGWNKVAHIIELDAQEYELLVLPEAFTIHLPHAPSLDITRFRSNPTYRDCVRALKDEFHQDLSRHYGAAALKYLTALQQPRGPA
- the LARGE2 gene encoding xylosyl- and glucuronyltransferase LARGE2 isoform X1 → MLLRGRPRTLGAAALLLLLLLGFFLFGGDPDCELGGEREARRGGGGGGDPRSVPGSPTPRVPPDGRPRSQGAATFDGDPPADPRGHNRSDCIPPPPPPPKCELLQVAIVCAGHNSSRDVITLVKSLLFYRKNPLHLHLVTDAVARNILETLFHTWMVPAVQISFYNADELKPQVSWIPNKHYSGLYGLMKLVLPSALPPDLARVIVLDTDVTFASNIAELWALFAHFSDKQAIGLVENQSDWYLGNLWRNHRPWPALGRGFNTGVILLRLDRLRQAGWEHMWKLTATRELLTLPATSLADQDIFNAVIKEHPWLVQPLPCMWNVQLSDHTLAERCYSEAPDLKVIHWNSPKKLHVKNKHVESFRNLYLTFLEYDGNLLRRELFGCPCPPPPGAEQLQQALAQLEEQDACFEFRQQQLTVHRVHITFLPHKPPPPQPHDVTLVAQLSMERLQMLEALCRHWPGPMSLALYLTDTEAQQFLRFVETSAVLSARQDVAYHVVYREGSLYPINQLRNVALAQALTPYVFLSDIDFLPAYSLYDYLRASIEQLELDGRRKAALVVPAFETLHYRFSFPSSKAELLTLLDAGSLYTFRYHEWPQGHAPTDYARWREAQAPYRVQWAADYEPYVVVPRDCPRYDPRFVGFGWNKVAHIIELDAQEYELLVLPEAFTIHLPHAPSLDITRFRSNPTYRDCVRALKDEFHQDLSRHYGAAALKYLTALQQPRGPA
- the LARGE2 gene encoding xylosyl- and glucuronyltransferase LARGE2 isoform X4; amino-acid sequence: MVPAVQISFYNADELKPQVSWIPNKHYSGLYGLMKLVLPSALPPDLARVIVLDTDVTFASNIAELWALFAHFSDKQAIGLVENQSDWYLGNLWRNHRPWPALGRGFNTGVILLRLDRLRQAGWEHMWKLTATRELLTLPATSLADQDIFNAVIKEHPWLVQPLPCMWNVQLSDHTLAERCYSEAPDLKVIHWNSPKKLHVKNKHVESFRNLYLTFLEYDGNLLRRELFGCPCPPPPGAEQLQQALAQLEEQDACFEFRQQQLTVHRVHITFLPHKPPPPQPHDVTLVAQLSMERLQMLEALCRHWPGPMSLALYLTDTEAQQFLRFVETSAVLSARQDVAYHVVYREGSLYPINQLRNVALAQALTPYVFLSDIDFLPAYSLYDYLRASIEQLELDGRRKAALVVPAFETLHYRFSFPSSKAELLTLLDAGSLYTFRYHEWPQGHAPTDYARWREAQAPYRVQWAADYEPYVVVPRDCPRYDPRFVGFGWNKVAHIIELDAQEYELLVLPEAFTIHLPHAPSLDITRFRSNPTYRDCVRALKDEFHQDLSRHYGAAALKYLTALQQPRGPA
- the LARGE2 gene encoding xylosyl- and glucuronyltransferase LARGE2 isoform X5, producing MSPLPPTLQNFGHSLLTFLTSKRLVSWKTKAIGTSATSGGTTGPGLPWAGDLTQRVNCGPSESTLTSERSENINTAQKQAFGRHLQEPWPQELVIPGGHDSLSPRAGVILLRLDRLRQAGWEHMWKLTATRELLTLPATSLADQDIFNAVIKEHPWLVQPLPCMWNVQLSDHTLAERCYSEAPDLKVIHWNSPKKLHVKNKHVESFRNLYLTFLEYDGNLLRRELFGCPCPPPPGAEQLQQALAQLEEQDACFEFRQQQLTVHRVHITFLPHKPPPPQPHDVTLVAQLSMERLQMLEALCRHWPGPMSLALYLTDTEAQQFLRFVETSAVLSARQDVAYHVVYREGSLYPINQLRNVALAQALTPYVFLSDIDFLPAYSLYDYLRASIEQLELDGRRKAALVVPAFETLHYRFSFPSSKAELLTLLDAGSLYTFRYHEWPQGHAPTDYARWREAQAPYRVQWAADYEPYVVVPRDCPRYDPRFVGFGWNKVAHIIELDAQEYELLVLPEAFTIHLPHAPSLDITRFRSNPTYRDCVRALKDEFHQDLSRHYGAAALKYLTALQQPRGPA